The sequence ggtttgaaaccaacgggttccgcgGTTAAAATTGAcccaacccgtttagctaatcgccatgaaacttgaaaccataactgcaccatttactaaatgattttgtGATTTTGGAGTAAATggatcggttcgatttcgataaacggttacaaattcacatccttatttCAGACCCCCTCTTCTAATGGTTCGGCTCTGAAACGTGGTGAGTGAAACCCGATCCACTAGATCTTTCttccctcctccctcttctttcttcctgcTCTCTCTTCGATCCTCTCCATTCAGGCCTTTTCCTCATTTGAAGGCCCAGTTGATTTTAAGTGGCTGCCACCAACTGTGCTAGGGCAAAAGGATTTAGATCCTGGACTATTTCACTTTCTCTCCCCTGTTTTGTCTAGCTGGTCCTTCTCCAGCCACTTCCTGGCTAACAAGAtctaaatgagagagagagagagagagagaggtgaagcACTTGGTGGTTCAAATCAAATGGTCCAAGATGCAGAAGTGCAAGTTATCATCCATCTTTCTATTTAGtgcttttctttgtttattttccattaaaaaaaaaaaaaagatcaaaggAGGAAACCTTACTATGCCTCTTTTTACCAGATCATTTTGTCAGTGAAAATCATTAAAGCATGCAAAAATTGGCTTTGATGCCATTTTGTTGCCTGCAAACCTGTCTGTCTGTGCAACAGATTCAAAGGCTTCCAGCAGTCCAAAGGCTTGTAAGCttcttatcaatttttttatacttGGTAAGCGCCAATTAAGAACCATGACCATGAAAGTACACCACAAATTTTCATTGTAAGTACACTTTTGAGTAACCAAAGCCCAACTGAGGGATTTCATTTCTGCTTAAAACTTATGTTCTCTGAACAGCAATCTACTGTACACAAAAAGCCCTTTGACCAACTTGAACATTTATTCCGACTGGATTTGTCAGCAATACCTCTGTAAGATTATAACAGTGAGTACAATTGATCATAAGTTTACAATATCAGGACCATATATGAAAGTAATGGAATCATGTTTTTGTTACCTTCCCATTAACTATTGTACAGTTGCAACATTTTTTTGCAATACAAAGAATGGTGagtataataaataaaaagaagcgTGCCTCAGATCTCCGCATCATTATCATAGTCATCAGTCTCATTATCCCAATCCAATTCGAAGGAACTTGCAGACTTCATCAACTCTGTTAGTCCTGTAAGATCCTCTAAATACATAGGGTGGTTGATGGCTTGGAGAACAAAGTCCATCCCTCTTTCCCTAAACTCTGATATGACCTGAAACAGCAATTGAGACAAGAACTTGTAACCAAAATCATTCGCCACATTATACTACAGTCAAAAATTTGTATAAGTTGGCCATATACATAGAAATGCACATTTACCAATTTGGAAACAATAATTGCAAGCAGAGCATTTTATGGGAAAATAACAGATGCCAACAGCAATCCAGAATAGGAAATCTCTCAGAAAGCAGTGCATACATGGGACAAGATATCATAACTAGGGTCAAATTGATCACACACTTAATTCCCTACATCGTGAATATTTCCAAATGGATGAAGCATAAGAGTTGGAcatcaaattccaaattcatTCGAGATCAAcaattctagattttttttattgtttgtcTGGTATTCAAGTCTCAAATGGttatgatgcagattaattaccaaactaGACTTGTTtcattaggaataagcctaggcttgggttgtatacgtgttgggcttcagtccatgtggtttggagtgtattggaccacttttatgggtctaaaagaggggcgctaagattgagtacgggattactagttaatttcctttttagttgggctatGATGGGGTTCACTAGTttcattatttagtttctaaatatcagcattatttagtttctaaaataagtagttgctattttatgtaagcttctaattttcatagtttctattttcagttttagtaactaggaagagtttctattttactagtttcctatttcagtttttgggaactaagtttagtttctattttgtaacctCATCACTATTATAAACAAAGAGAAGGCTCATTAGTAGCCCACGattatttatgaatgaaaaagaaTGCTTCTGCGTTTTGCTCCTTGTGGGtggctttgtgtttgatcaaagtgtgGGATTGGTGTTTAATCCAATTGACTCCTTGCAGTAGGAAGTCCAGGAGGTCCTTTCAAGTTTATTTATTCTCCTTCATGAACTATTTACAAGGTCCATCGATTCAAGTAAGAGGTCCAACTGGTTTCTCAATTTCTAGGTTTGTAATCTCAGTTTTCTCCCCTGTCGCCCTTCTTGGTTATGGGAGTTACAGCCATCCGATGGCCATGGATTTTTGATCGAGTGTTGGACTCCTCTAGATGAGGACTCGATCCTCGTCTAAGCTTGATCAGATCAGGGATTTGGGAGATCTGAGAAACCTCCTGTTCTAGCCGATTGGCTTTCTACCTAGATCTATCCAGAACTGTTCGGGTTGTTTGTTCTGAGTTTGAGCCTTACTTTGGTTATTGTTTTCCTATCATTCTGTCCCTGAATTTTCTGGTTATCATCAGCTACTGAATTGTTGGAATAGTGAGATCGATAGGGCTGATATCTGATTAGTTATTTCAGTTTTGTTCGTGTCCTATGGTTCATATGTTGGAGATggcttggttgttctttggtttaaaagttcctgcagtttgggtctagtttgagctttcaaatctaatcctacattaagtggtatcagagcatggctcaGAACAACACTCCCACCTTAGCTACTATTATGGAGATGTAGCAAGCTCTTGGTGAAAGGTTGTTGGCTGTGGAGACCCAACCACAACAACCCACCCATGATTCTCATACACCACCTGAAGTGGAAGCCCTATTGAATGTAACTGCTCAGTTAGCTAACAGGAGACATATCCCTAATTTGAAAGCACCACAAAGGTTTCCTGTAGAGCAACCTACTTTTAAAGAAAACATAAGGGGTTATTTTGAGACCGAAAGTCCTACGCCTCAAAGGTACTCAAGAGATTCACAGAAAGTCAAGCTTGctttgaaggagtttgatgatAAACacgacccccaattgttctatgattgggcaACTACTTTAGATtattattttgactattatgacttACCTGATGAACGAAAGATGAAGCTAGCTCGTGCTAAGTTAGTTGAGGCTactcgtgattggtggagaacctatgagcaagagttggaagaccgtggtagagagcctactacttgggaggagatgaagcttgaacCATCTAACAAATATTTGCCACGTAATTTCAAAGCTCGTATACAAGAtcagctgaactctcttcgtcaggGAAATATAACTGTGGTGGAGTATATGAACAagtttgatgcattttattctTGCACAGGCATAAtggagaatgaaaggcaactactatctcggtttcgactgggattgcgagctgaaatcaacaggggAATTGGTATTGTTGATGTatactcagtgagggattgctttgacaaagccctacgagcagaggagcttaTAACACAATcaggtagaaggtttggttttcaagctgggaagatcaagaaaattttttcagccactaaacctagtaaTTCAGCACCTCCAAAGGCTACTTTTCCTCCACGGGCTGATCACAAAGGAAAGGCACCTATGACAGGCAACAAGGTACAGTGCTTTCATTTCCAAGAGGTAGAACACTTTGCTAAGTCTTGCCACATAAGCAGAAGGTTAATGCAGTGGCTGAAATTGAAGAACCCAATGGGGAATATGAGTCAGCTCTTTATTCATACCCCTTGGAGGATGATGGTGACGATGGTAGGTATGACTATGACCAGGAAGATACTAATGATGATGGCACTtatggcattcatgtgattagtAATGtcttggtggctgaaaccattGAAGAAGACTCCACTGAAggattctacattgaagagagcatagtagacaagactAAGTTGTGAaagatgaggtagtgattgaaagaactccacaacaagtctttgagattcatgatgagaTGGAAGATTTTGTTCCTTCCATCCTTGATGAGAAAAATACCATCGTTGATGACTCTATGCATACGACATTCACAGTCGGTATCGATTCAGAGGTTGAACATACAGAGTtcgttatgccatcatggttctttgaagagaaatcTCCACGCCTTGAAaactaccttccaaaagtctacaagcaaGCTGAATTCTGTTTGGGAACGGCAACGACTACTATTCACATGTTCCCACCTCATCattgcaaaattcgaggacgaattttttcaagatggggagagttgatgcaaattaattaccaaactaggcttgttttattaagaataaacctagggttgggttctatatgtgttgggccttcaatcCATaaggtttggagtgtattgggccacttttatgagtctaaaagaggggctctaagattgagtacaggattactagttagtttccttttttcattagtttcctttttagttgggctgtGATGGGGTTCACTAGTTTCATTATGTAGTTTCTAAATTTCAgtattatttagtttctaaaacaagtagttgctattttatgtaagcttctaattttcatagtttctattttcagttttagtaactagaagagtttctattttactagtttcctatttcagtttttgagaactaagtttagtttccattttgtaaccccatcactattataaataaagagaaggctCATTAGTAGCCCacgatttatgaatgaaaaggAATGCTTCTGCGTTTTGCTCCTTGTGGGtggctttgtgtttgatcaaagtgtgggattggtgtttgatccaattgactccttgcggcggGAAGTCCAGGAGGTCCTTTCAAGtttatttattcttcttctcgaACTATTTACAAGGTCCATCGATTCAAGTAAGAGGTCTAACTGGTTTCTCAATTTCTGGGTCTGTAATCTCAGTTTTCTCACCTGTCGCCCTTCTTTGTTATGGGAGTTAAAGCCATCCGATGGCCATGGATTTTTGATCGAGTGTTGGACTCCTCTAGATGAGGACTCGATCCTAGTCTGAGCTTGATCAGACCAGGGATTTGGGAGATCTGAGAAATCTCCTGTTCTAGCCGATTGGTTTTCTGCCCAGATCTGTCCAGAACTGTTCGGGTTGTTTGTTCTGAGTTTGAGCCTTACTTTGGTTATTGTTTTCCTATCATTCTGTCCCTGAATTTTCTGGTTATCATCAGCTACTGAATTGTTGGAATAGTGAGATCGATAGGGCTGATATCTGATTAGTTATTTCAGTCTTGTTAGTATTCTATTGTTCATATGTTGAAGAtggtttggttgttctttggtttaaaagttcctgcagtttgggtctagtttaagctttcaaatctagtcctacattaggtTAAAGTTAAATGCAACCATAAATTAGGGAGCTAAAAACTTTTCCTCTAGAAAGTTTTAAGGTGACAAAAATACATTGGTACATTCATTTATGCCAATTCTAGTGGATATATGATAACATTGTACAACCCGAAGGCCGAAGGGGTTGATCCAACGGTGATTTGATCTGGTTCATGGCACCTCAGAGAGCGTCTGAACTGGGTTTGAATCACCTTGGCAGCAcctttggggccactcacaaAGGGATTACTTTGGCTTTTCGGATAATCCCGCTAATGACCCGGTCCCAGTGAATGTGGGGTCGGCTGGACCCAAGGGAATGGCCTGGAACCCTTgttaacaggaaaaaaaaatgatagcatTTGTACAATTAACTTATTCAGTAGTCAATAAGCATATAATATAATTCCTCAAGCATTCAACCTGTCAGATAATTAATTGTTTAATCCAAAATAATGCTCATTACTGCATCAAATAATATTTTCGCCACCTTGCTTAAATCTTCCATAATCAACCTCACATAGTAGCAAATTGAACTTTCCATACCCATACCAGATGGTGACACTAAAATTACTGCAAGCATGTTATGTTGAGAATGGAAATTTGGTCTTTACAGTTCAGTTCAAAAGATTATAAGATCCACGTAAAAACTTACAGTGCTGCAACAGGCTGTACAACTGGTTGAAGAGTGACCAACAAGTGTCATTTGAGAATACTGAGAAAGGGAACCTCGGATCTGATGGGGTAAAATACCAAGAGGTTGCTCACTGCTCAAAAAACCACCGGAGTTGGAAATCTCACCTGGGGCATGTAAACTGTAGAAAGCCAGTCAAACGTCAAAACAACATTCGGAATGGAGAAGGAAACCAAAATGGAAAGGGTCCGACAACtattataaacataaaaaaaaaaaaaaaaaaaaataaattaaaaaaaaaaaggtcatcaGCACAATCAACTGGCCTTTGTTGACATATTACTTACCCATCAGGGTGTTGAAGAATTCCCACTAAAAGTTCAACTGCAAGGGCAGAAGCTATAGGAGCAACCCCTGGACGTGTAACAGTGCACTGCTGATCCAATGTACGGTTGGAAGTTGACTGCATAAACAACAGAAACTATTGTTTAGATCTTTTTCCTAATAATTTATTGTCAGAACACAATACAAAAGATTCAAGGAAATTACATCAATAGGAGCAACAACATCATTGCAGAAATAGCAGCCCAACCGCTGCATTCCATCTCCTTTAAGGGATAAGTTGCCCATAGCAGCAGATGGCGAAGCTTCTTCAGTGACATGTTTAGTATCATTTGAAAAACTGAGAGGACTGCCTCCATGGCGCATAACCACAAAGCTGTCAAAGCCTAAAGCTGCAGTAATAGCAATCTGAAAATGAAATAGATAATTACAATGTCAAACAATTGAAGTCAGATTAAAATCAGTCAAATATGAATCATCATCCTAACCACCCTAGAATGCCCAGTCAACATCCACATATAACAAGTGCCAGATGAGACATCCCTGATCTTTGACAAATGCAATGTTTAATATCCCTAAAGCCTGATGCAAGATTGCAATGCTTACAAGTTATAACAACCACATGTAAAATTCACAAAGAAATGTGAATAAATCCACCTTGTTATAATTAGAACAAAGAAGTGTTGGAAGCCATCTACTTTCCCTTGTATCAGTCAACAAAAAAACTGCATCATGAGAAGAAATTAAATCTTGAACATGTTTGCAGTCTTTGAtcactctctcttcttcttgggCTGGCACAGGATGGCCAGGCATTGGTATTGCCATCACAATACCTTCAGCTTCctggaaaaacatggatgatgCATTGAGACATTTGCCAATGGTAAATCAGGCTTATAATAAGGATATAATGATGAATAAAATTACCACAGCAGGAAATATTTTCTTCAAGCTGTTAGCTGCCGCCATGGCTTTCATATCACCACCATTGAGGCAGTTATCAAAGGTGTACAGAGATTGTCTCAATGGATTAGACATAGCCACCCGGCCACTGTCCAGTAGGGTAATTTTTCGGACACCCCAAGCCTGCATACAGATAAAATTTTCCATCACCAAACCATCAGAGGAGGGAATGTTTTCTCCTTAATTACTGTCAAATACTCACCATAAGCATACGAGCAACTTGGCAACCAAGTGTACCCGCTCCTAAGAGAAGGCATCTAATACTAGACAAGACATCTAGGTTAAGAGATGGCAAAGCACGCCACCTCatcaattttaaattcaaatcagCTGCAGATATGGCCAACCTGCACACATTTTTTGCACAATTGTGAAAATGAGAACAGAGAGCTTTATTACATATAAAAATAAGTACCTGGTTGGATCCATGGATTCAGCAAGGCTGATACACCTTGGTACCTTCCTCCCTTTATGTTGTTCCCAGCCCACAACATTAGGTACACATTGTGGATCATTCCAGCCTAGATCAATATTATTACAAATTTAGGAAAGCAGGAAAACCAAGTCAAACAATAATGCAAGGTACCAACGAAGGAGAAGAACTCACAGAGTCATCAACAACTACTAAGTTGACTCCGTTAGAATGTTTTGGATCACCACAAACCAGGTCGTAGGGCCACTACttaggattttttattattttaatagttCCTCGTAAGGCTGGAAAACAATTTATAAATTCCAAGCCGAGATGGATTCATTTTCTAGCATTCCTAATTACATCAGGAATACTCCTACAGCCTAGCATggggttagtttttttatagtcgtttgttttgttttaaattctTTTTGTGAATAGACTTGTTTCCTATTGGCTGCTGGCTGTCCTATGGCCATTATGAATCAagttattttgttttatatttaataGCATGTAAGGCCTTAGAGCCCCACGATTTTTAATGAAGTTCTTTATGGCCTTTATCTTGGTTTGTGAGAAACAAGCTAGCTGCTGTGAGATTCAGCAGCAACtgtgacacctaagaatacggcaagtgtACTGgacccacctgggagatcggtgaggtgtccccaccaagaggCAACAAGTACTAAGGGGTTTGAAaaatcggtgagggtgtgcaaacttttaTCTCACATCACCTAGGGGGTtgttgggctagttgataacctctagcctccttaacatggcacaatgcgaAAGAGAATAATATTATGCCAAGGTTAATGAGGCCGGGGTGTTACAACCACCCTTAGTGGGATTCTAAGGATCAGTTGGTGGGAATCCATCAAGCTCTCAGTGGGAAGCTGAGTCcacatcttcttcttgttcattctttcttccatattATTCTTCAAGAACAATTTTCTGATTCTGTCTTACGCCATCCCAAattattgaaagttgaaactctTCAATTCTTGATTTTCCATAACCAAGAATCATATTCTGGCATTGGATTCAGAAACCACAGGCCAATCTAAGCATACCAGCGGTTTTAGTTTTCATATCAGAGTTCAGTTGAGTAGAGTCCCATAAATCTGGAACTCTTTCCAGTGATTTCTGTGCTTATTTGATCCATTAACTCCCTGCCGTGATTACCTAATGGTGGCTGTAAGTTATCAGCAGATCAATTACTGTTTCATCATTGATATAAGCACTTTGAAATCTGATCTGCTTCAGTTATACGGTAACTATTCTTAACTCCACCGATCtcagggtttttgggtttcccATCTCACGTGGGATACTGCCATAAGTTCTTATCTGACCATTGGattcaaatcatttttttttagaatttgtttttgtttttgttattaaCTTCATAACAGAATATTGCACCCATCTGAGTTTTTGATCTACTGCTATTAAATATTCTTCAGTTCTGGTCATACCACAATCACTACGATtctgatttattattgtttttctgGATCATAAGCGtttaggcttctagaaacccaCCAAAGAGATTAAATCAATTAGAAAATTTACCCATCTTCTGCTATTCACCTTGTGGAACTGAAACCAGTGCTTCACCAACAAGAGATGATCCCAGATCTGCGAAGCCCTGTTTCTCTCGGTAGCATAGAAAGCGAACCCGTTCCAGATTCCATCTTGCACAAATAAGTGCAAGTAAGTTGCGAAGAGGCCATCCGGGATTATTTGGAAGATGACATGGATCATAGAAACCAAAAAGAATCTGCAAACACCATGTACACTAGTTATAAAAACTGAGCGGGGAAAGTAGTCTCAAATATTGCCTTCTGATGGCTCAACGCAGGAACCATTTTAGAGTTCAACTGAATGAATAGTTACAAAAGATGGaatttgtaaataaaaattCAGAAAGAAACGGTCAGGAAGGTCCTCAAAACAAACAAAGAGCAAAGATATGGGCAAACCTGTTGGCCATCAGTTTGGCAGGTCTCCCAGTCTCTTAAAGACCTAATAGTGGCATGCGAATTTGAAGATATACTAACCAAAAAGAATGGCACATCTGCAGTAATCCTGAATAAATTAGATTTTCTGGAACAAAGGAGGTAAATATTATGTAGAAGAAATCAAAGCCGCAACAATACACGCAACACCCAACCTGCAGTTAAGCTCGAATTACGCCATTCATTACAAGCTGCCGACAGGGATTCTGCCTATTAGTTAGTACAGTAAGATATCCATCAGAActgataattaaaataaaatcactaACAGAATCATATATCCAAACATATTTTATGTTCTTGGGCACCTCTTCCTGGCTGAAACACTGTGCAGCTGGATGCAAATTATTCAAGATTGCTGGAGGCTCAAGCAGAAGAGCAGGGAATGCAAACCAGTAATGGAAGCTCCACTTCTTCAGGTCGGCAAATGATATAAGGAGGAATCTCGAGAGTGCTGCACAGTCCTCCTCTGCTTTACCCGAGTGAATGTCCTCCCAGATCTAAAAAGGGTCAATGAGCTAAATTTAGCTATGAGAATTTTAACCACACTTTTCATggcccccccccaccccctaccccttttttttcttttttggactGATAAAATGACACATTGATCTCATAAACACAAAGCAACTGACTGATCAATAAAATTAGTAGCTTCTATACCTTCTTTGCTTCTGCTTTCAGCAGGTTCTGTTTATCAAGGGCACGGAAGCTCTCCACTGTATTTGTGTTGTAAAGAATGCCTGGTACAGGACATCTGTTCCTGTTGCCATGACTTAACACCACTGATGATGGTTCACTTGGGTCAGGTGGCAAAGATTCAGAAAGAAGTGTCAAGTTATTTGAAACTTGAGCATGCGAGCAAGGTGCATAGAAACCTGATCACAGATTTGGTTGTATATTAGAATAAGACTAGTCattagggaaagaaaaaaattttgaaatcataATCCAGAAATGGAAATATATTTAATAgataaagaaaattcaaaacaaaagggaatttcatgcaaagaaagagagagttcCATCTAACAAAGTAATAAACAGAGAAAAACCAAGCATACAACACCTAGAGTGCAAGAAGAACTGCTGCCTTGAAAATCAGTTGgagaaggggggtgggggggggggggggggaagaatgaagaagaaaaagaagaacttgCCAGTAATGGAGATCGGCGACTGGTCGATCCCCAAGGTATCGAGTTTCAGTGAAGATAATCGACGCCAGAAACCCTCATGGACGGTACTCTGGAATTGGGCAAATTGAAGAACAGGCTTGTCTTTGCTTTCCGCCATTGTTACTATAAATTTCGCTTCTTCTGAAATCTCCTCCTTTGTAATGATAGAGTCAAACCCATCCAAGTCGAAGAAGGTCTATGTTTCTGTAATTTGTAGTTTGTGTCTCAATTCTCGAAGGCACCTTTCACGACACGAAACTCCATTCTATACCCTCTACCTCTCCAGTCTCCACCTTCCTCacgattttctttttcaaagaaatcccataaattttatatttaaaaaaaaaaattgatcgtTAATTTACTTAGTTTAGGAATTAGGAAGGCAGAAAGATTCCTCTCCTGATCGAGGGGGTGTAACTTTGGCCTGATCTTGTCTTGGCCTATCATAAACCCGTTCAAGAGTTAAGATTTCTAATCCTGAGAGCAGGTTAGGTTTAAAATACTAACCCTGGATCAAGATAGGATCAGTCCCAGATTGAATCTTAATTCCAACCTGGCCTGATCCAACCCAATACTAATTTATATAATGACCCCTTAAGTATATAAACCTCACTTTGAAAACCCTACTTTCTTAACAACAAAAGCAGAAAACCCTAGACACTCTCTGTTACACGCATGTAAGGTCTTACATGAGTGAAGGGGGTAGTAGTGCAATCAGTTACAGTAGTatgcttacaaaaaaaaaaaaatgttacagtAGTGGATAGTGGGTAGGAAACTACTTATGATATAGATGGAGTTATACATTTATGGTAATGTGGGTTAGTAGTCTTCTGTCATGGGAATTTAGTCGCTGCGTAGGTTCCCTTTCCTTATCCATCCCTTAATCAATGGGATCCTGAGATGTAAATTGTGTATGTAAGTATGCTTACATGCGTTGTCAATAATAACAAGAATTTCAACTCACctctttattttacattttcttcATAGCTTGGTTTAAAGCTCCATTGAGAAGTTTATTGGCCATGCATGTTGGCTTGAGATTGATGTTGAATACATAAAAATTTCACAGCTGGGACTCACTTTCTGATATGCCGTAACACAAGCAACCAATGCGAAGGCACCACGTGTGCTAGAGGAACCAACCAGACGTGAGCGATCACGTGCCATGATCACGAGGCCAAGACCCAATGAGCAGACGATGAGGCAAACACACGGGCTAACACACGCCACAACACGAGTAAAGACCCCACATCAGTAGGAAGGAAGACGACAGGACGAACAGAATAACAGGAGAACATACAAACAGACGTGCAGAACCACACGCATTGCCGATATCAACAAAGATGTACGTAGCCACAACCAATCCCCCAAACAGACTAATTTCTATAGGATAGTCCTGGTTTGGCCATCCGCCAGAGCCTTGATTACTTGGCCGAAGAGCAACTATAGGTTAGCAGCGAGAACCTCGATTGCGTGACCAAGAAGCAAATGCAGGCTAACCATCAGGAACTTGACATATGGGAGAAAAGACCTACCAACCAACATACAGAGGAAGTAACCTACCGTTAAGGCCTTGACAAGTACAGGAAAAATGCGTCGGCTAACCCGTAAAGATCTTGGAGTACATGAACGGAGGTCCACCAACCATTAAGGCCTTGATGCATACAGGAGAACTGCCATCTTGGCAAATCAGCCATCTTTGAAAAGAAGGGCTCTAGGTCAATGGGAGCCAGGAAGGGAGACACAATATAAGGAAAAcccaaccaaagaaaaaggtaCACAATCTTGAATCCTCAGAGCTCGGGTaatctttccttcttcttcactaGTCCTGACTTAAGCTTTTGGAGATTGGCTTCAGGATTAGTTCTTCATCTATGATATGTAGGTAGCGCAGGAAAGGAGAACCAGAATCAGCAGTAACACTTTCTACCATGAATCGATTTTTCTTTTGCCTTAAGCACAACCTATGTTCAATGCCTTGACTAGAACATCTTTCCTTAAGCTGGAATGGCGAGTTATAGTTCTAGGACAGTGACAAGATGCACAGAGCTTATGTATAGCTCCTTAGAACCAAGATAAGGTCTAGTTTCCCTTCCCAACCCATCAACAACTTTTCCAAACACCTGGATACTAGATAGAGATAGTTGAGTAAACATTCATCAACATATTAATTGAGTCCCCCTAGTGTGATTCCAATTCAACACTTCAGTTTTGAAACAtgtcttccctttcctttacaCAGTAGGGGTAATTCTCTACTTATTCATCTTTCTATTTGGTTTTTGATAGGCAACTCCATAGCAGTGCTGTAAGCAAAACCAGGCAATTTGATTGGAACAGAAAGACAGCGATCAGCAAAGTCCAAGAAAAGTTGGGCCATCTCATTTATTTCTGATTCATGATTAACCATCAGATGGATAGAAATCTAAGCTCAAAATATAATAGAGAATATTATCCAGAAAGATACAtaaatcatttttcattttccatttaaattagggaaaatcacttgattacccacttatgggtttccctttacaaaattatccaccaaaagtttcaattaacaaaaatgcccaaaatttggttttcctctacaaaattacccacttaaagtttaaattaacaaaaatacccaaaattgagtttaggtttacaaaactacccacacaaagtt is a genomic window of Macadamia integrifolia cultivar HAES 741 chromosome 13, SCU_Mint_v3, whole genome shotgun sequence containing:
- the LOC122059885 gene encoding ubiquitin-like modifier-activating enzyme atg7, whose protein sequence is MAESKDKPVLQFAQFQSTVHEGFWRRLSSLKLDTLGIDQSPISITGFYAPCSHAQVSNNLTLLSESLPPDPSEPSSVVLSHGNRNRCPVPGILYNTNTVESFRALDKQNLLKAEAKKIWEDIHSGKAEEDCAALSRFLLISFADLKKWSFHYWFAFPALLLEPPAILNNLHPAAQCFSQEEAESLSAACNEWRNSSLTADVPFFLVSISSNSHATIRSLRDWETCQTDGQQILFGFYDPCHLPNNPGWPLRNLLALICARWNLERVRFLCYREKQGFADLGSSLVGEALVSVPQGWNDPQCVPNVVGWEQHKGRKVPRCISLAESMDPTRLAISAADLNLKLMRWRALPSLNLDVLSSIRCLLLGAGTLGCQVARMLMAWGVRKITLLDSGRVAMSNPLRQSLYTFDNCLNGGDMKAMAAANSLKKIFPAVEAEGIVMAIPMPGHPVPAQEEERVIKDCKHVQDLISSHDAVFLLTDTRESRWLPTLLCSNYNKIAITAALGFDSFVVMRHGGSPLSFSNDTKHVTEEASPSAAMGNLSLKGDGMQRLGCYFCNDVVAPIDSTSNRTLDQQCTVTRPGVAPIASALAVELLVGILQHPDGLHAPGEISNSGGFLSSEQPLGILPHQIRGSLSQYSQMTLVGHSSTSCTACCSTVISEFRERGMDFVLQAINHPMYLEDLTGLTELMKSASSFELDWDNETDDYDNDAEI